Proteins found in one Deltaproteobacteria bacterium CG11_big_fil_rev_8_21_14_0_20_42_23 genomic segment:
- a CDS encoding dihydroorotate dehydrogenase (quinone), producing the protein MKHDFWPFLRPLLFQLDAEKAHHFGMIALRLMSVFCHSDLPASHMARNSQLQKKLWGITFPNPIGLAAGLDKDAVAIPALQALGFGFVEVGTVTAKAQEGNPKPRLFRLPEEKALFNRMGFNNAGAVQMATRLEKLRKQQRLFMPLGVNIGKSKVTELEDAAKDYLFSFQHLADYADYMVVNVSSPNTPGLRQLQHGDQLEKLLNVLSSANEKRASALPLVLKLAPDLSEEDAELATQLAIEHQFKGMLISNTTLDKTLVASAPEGKGGLSGKPLFLKSTEMLKSLHHEFKEKIHFIGVGGIMSEQEMHAKFAFGADLVQIYTGLIYKGPCFVKRLLSSLLKQ; encoded by the coding sequence ATGAAACACGATTTTTGGCCTTTTCTTCGTCCCCTCCTTTTTCAGCTTGATGCCGAAAAAGCCCATCATTTTGGGATGATCGCCCTGAGACTGATGTCAGTTTTTTGCCACTCAGACCTTCCGGCTTCACACATGGCCAGAAATTCCCAGCTTCAGAAAAAACTTTGGGGCATCACGTTTCCCAATCCCATTGGTTTGGCTGCAGGTTTAGATAAGGATGCTGTGGCCATCCCGGCCTTACAGGCGCTGGGCTTTGGATTTGTAGAAGTGGGAACCGTGACGGCAAAAGCTCAGGAAGGAAATCCTAAGCCGCGTCTTTTTCGTCTGCCAGAAGAGAAGGCACTTTTCAATCGCATGGGCTTTAACAACGCAGGTGCAGTGCAGATGGCAACGCGGCTTGAAAAGTTGCGAAAGCAGCAACGTCTTTTTATGCCGCTGGGAGTAAACATTGGAAAATCAAAAGTGACGGAACTTGAAGATGCTGCGAAGGACTATCTGTTTTCATTTCAGCATCTTGCCGATTACGCAGATTATATGGTGGTGAACGTGTCCAGCCCAAATACACCGGGTTTGCGCCAGTTGCAGCACGGCGATCAGTTAGAAAAACTTTTGAATGTTCTTTCCTCTGCGAATGAAAAACGCGCATCTGCGCTGCCTCTTGTATTGAAGTTAGCGCCAGATCTTAGTGAAGAAGATGCAGAGCTGGCCACACAATTGGCGATTGAGCATCAGTTTAAAGGAATGCTTATCAGCAACACCACGCTTGATAAAACCCTTGTTGCATCTGCTCCAGAAGGCAAAGGTGGTCTTTCCGGAAAACCACTTTTTTTGAAAAGTACAGAAATGCTCAAGAGTTTACATCATGAGTTTAAAGAAAAAATTCACTTCATCGGTGTGGGCGGAATTATGAGTGAACAGGAAATGCACGCCAAATTTGCCTTTGGCGCCGATCTTGTCCAAATATATACTGGCCTTATTTATAAAGGGCCATGTTTTGTAAAGCGATTGC